A single Drechmeria coniospora strain ARSEF 6962 chromosome 03, whole genome shotgun sequence DNA region contains:
- a CDS encoding DUF221 domain protein: MNRLFLRDDDNDGGKELLNLLQDPFHGQLAAASLYSALAISLGVTTFITICFSFLRPYNQAIYAPKLKHADEKHAPPPIGKMPWAWVTPVIKTDEATIAQQIGMDATIFLRFVRMLRNIFLILVVLGIGILVPVYSKFSQKEVGGVATEWYVQITPRDVKEEPQWAQVVFAYLSNFVVVGFLWWNYRKVLQLRRMYFDSDEYQNSLHARTLMLFDLPKQGRSDEGIARIIDEVVPDSSFARTVVARNVKDLPELIHQHSRAVRKLEEILAKYLKNPDQLPERPLCKPAKKDRAFDTYARGQKIDAIDYYTKRIRDLEVEIKEVRAGVDKRGTMPYGFASYTDIVEAHNIAFACRKKKLHGATVQLAPRPNDIIWRNMPLSRASRSRRRWINSLWVALLTLLWVAPNAMIAIFLVNLTNLGKVWPAFNRSLKESPTLWGIVQGIASPALMSLVYLVLPIIFRRLSIKAGDQTKTGREHHVIARMFGFFIFNNLIVFSFFSTVWTFIAGVVKETNETKDAWKAIVNGNIADAVFQAFCNNSPFWVTYLLQRQLGAAVDLAQLWPVIYAFFLKKFSSPTPRELIELSAPEPFDYASYYNYFLFYTTVTFCFMGIQPLTLVATAMYFCIDSYLKKYLIMYRFVTKTESGGVFWRILFNRLIFGTILGNLVVLLTCWARGSGRLHFYCVCPLPVILIVFKIYCRSVFDDKIQYYSTRRVGRNADQGLPQKENRRRSEKLASRFGHPALYKPLITPMVHSKAQNLLPSIYHGRLTDGREVNASDLMSVSGYSDMYALDAMQGGKPGKSAGNNVPGFEYVSEAHMDFEFYKNRAEFTDQHGGGEMYGRGSDITRSGTPASFDDYSDRSLSRPLSQGSTSTAYFAGAGPARRVMPNKPSMSSMSNVTNMSDMTDVPIMPALPGAAETGYHGPRERSPMYAQDNGSSSALMRNPAGMSMVPLNPPASMTPPPSYQRDIATDRGRMASRQHAHPASISPGPSVGALGGGPQGYSGLAQAEDLDQHGHNHNQGTADPAQYNYYRGDRGGKGKGRATVTGGKGKVRTKVKGGKGKVRATVRARAKGGKAMVKHESADSMANHLAGL, from the exons ATGAATCGACTCTTCCTCCGGGACGATGACAACGACGGCGGAAAGGAGCTTCTCAATCTGCTCCAAGACCCGTTCCATGGACAG ctcgcggccgcctcgttgtACTCGGCGTTGGCCATCTCGCTAGGCGTCACCACCTTCATCACGATCTGCTTCTCCTTCCTCCGCCCCTACAACCAAGCCATCTACGCGCCCAAACTCAAGCATGCAGACGAGAAGcatgcgccgccgcccatcggCAAGATGCCCTGGGCCTGGGTCACGCCCGTGATCAAGACCGACGAGGCCACCATCGCCCAGCAGATCGGCATGGACGCCACCATCTTCCTCCGCTTCGTCCGCATGCTGCGCAACATTTttctcatcctcgtcgtcctcggcatcggcatcctcgtccccgtcTATTCCAAATTCTCCCAGAAGGAAGTGGGCGGGGTCGCAACCGAGTGGTACGTCCAGATCACCCCTCGCGACGTAAAAGAAGAGCCCCAGTGGGCCCAGGTCGTCTTCGCCTACCTCAGCaacttcgtcgtcgtgggctTCCTGTGGTGGAACTACCGAAAGGTCCTGCAGCTCCGGAGGATGTACTTTGACAGCGACGAGTACCAGAATAGCCTGCATGCTCGCACCCTCATG ctGTTTGATCTCCCGAAGCAGGGCCGGTCCGACGAAGGCATCGCGAGAAtcatcgacgaggtcgtgCCGGACTCGTCCTTTGCCCGCACCGTCGTTGCGCGAAACGTCAAGGACCTCCCCGAACTCATCCACCAGCACAGCCGCGCCGTCcgcaagctcgaggagattCTGGCCAAGTACCTCAAGAACCCCGACCAGCTCCCGGAGCGTCCCCTCTGCAAGCCGGCCAAGAAGGATCGCGCGTTCGACACGTACGCGAGGGGCCAGAAaatcgacgccatcgactACTACACCAAGCGCATCCGCGATCTCGAGGTCGAGATCAAGGAGGtccgcgccggcgtcgacaagcGCGGCACCATGCCCTACGGCTTCGCGAGCTACACCGACATCGTCGAGGCCCACAACATCGCCTTCGCCTGCCGCAAGAAGAAGCTCCACGGGGCCACGGTCCAGCTGGCGCCGCGCCCCAACGACATCATCTGGCGCAACATGCCGCTCTCGCGCGCCTCccgcagccgccggcggtggaTCAACAGCCTCTGGGTCGCCCTCCTGACCCTCCTCTGGGTCGCGCCCAATGCCATGATCGCCATCTTCCTCGTCAACCTGACCAACCTCGGCAAGGTCTGGCCCGCCTTCAACCGGTCGCTGAAGGAGAGCCCGACGCTCTGGGGCATCGTCCAAGGTatcgcctcgcccgccttgATGTCGCTCGTCTATCTCGTCCTCCCCATCATCTTCCGCCGCCTCTCCATCAAGGCCGGCGACCAGACCAAGACGGGGCGCGAGCATCACGTCATCGCCCGCATGTTCGGCTTCTTCATCTTCAACAACCTCATcgtcttctccttcttcagCACCGTCTGGAccttcatcgccggcgtcgtcaaggagaCGAACGAGACCAAGGACGCCTGGAAGGccatcgtcaacggcaacatcgccgacgccgtcttccAGGCCTTCTGCAACAACAGCCCCTTCTGGGTGACGTACCTGCTGCAGcgccagctcggcgccgccgtcgacctcgcccagCTCTGGCCCGTCATCTACGCCTTCTTCCTCAAGAAGTTTTCGAGCCCTACTCCGAGGGAGCTCATCGAGCTGTCGGCGCCGGAGCCCTTCGACTACGCGAGctactacaactacttcCTCTTCTATACCACCGTCACCTTCTGCTTCATGGGTATCCAGCCCCTCACGCTCGTCGCGACGGCCATGTACTTCTGCATCGACTCCTACCTCAAGAAGTACCTCATCATGTACCGTTTCGTCACCAAGACCGAGTCCGGCGGCGTCTTCTGGCGCATCTTGTTCAACCGCCTCATCTTCGGCACCATTCTCggcaacctcgtcgtcctgctcaCCTGCTGGGCCCGCGGCAGCGGCCGGCTGCACTTCTACTGCGTCTGTCCGCTACCCGTCATCCTTATCGTCTTCAAGATCTACTGCCGGAGCGTCTTCGACGACAAGATCCAGTACTACAGCAcccgccgcgtcggccgcaaTGCCGACCAGGGCCTGCCGCAAAAGGAGAACCGGCGGCGCAGCGAGAAGCTGGCGAGCCGATTCGGCCACCCTGCGCTGTACAAGCCGCTCATCACGCCCATGGTGCACTCCAAGGCCCAGAACCTGCTGCCGTCCATCTATCACGGCCGGCTGACGGACGGCCGCGAGGTGAATGCGAGCGACCTCATGAGCGTCAGCGGCTACTCGGACATgtacgccctcgacgccatgCAGGGTGGGAAGCCGGGCAAGAGCGCCGGCAACAACGTTCCCGGCTTCGAGTACGTCTCGGAGGCGCACATGGACTTTGAGTTCTACAAGAACAGGGCCGAGTTCACCGACCAGCACGGCGGGGGCGAGATGTACGGCCGGGGAAGCGACATCACGCGGTCCGGCACGCCCGCCTCCTTCGACGACTACTCGGACCGCTCCCTCTCGAGACCACTGTCGCAGGGatcgacgagcacggcctacttcgccggcgccgggccGGCGCGGCGCGTCATGCCCAACAAGCCGAGCATGTCCAGCATGTCCAACGTGACCAACATGTCCGACATGACCGACGTGCCGATCATGCCCGCGCTGCccggcgcggccgagacgggctACCACGGCCCGCGCGAACGCAGCCCCATGTACGCGCAGGACAAcggcagctcctcggcgctcATGCGCAACCCGGCGGGCATGAGCATGGTGCCGCTGAACCCACCGGCGAgcatgacgccgccgccgagctaCCAGCGCGACATCGCGACCGACCGCGGCCGGATGGCCTCCCGGCAGCATGCGCACCCGGCCTCCATCAGCCCGGGACcgtccgtcggcgccctcggcggcggccctcaGGGCTACAGCGGCTTAGCCCAGGCCGAGGACCTGGACCAGCACGGCCACAACCACAACCAAGGCACCGCCGATCCGGcgcagtacaactactacaggGGGGACAGG GGtggcaagggcaagggcagGGCCACGGTCACGGGTGGCAAGGGCAAGGTCAGGACCAAGGTCAAGGGTGGCAAGGGCAAGGTCAGGGCCACAgtcagggccagggccaagGGTGGCAAGGCCATGGTCAAGCATG AAAGCGCCGATTCCATGGCAAATCATCTCGCTGGCCTGTGA
- a CDS encoding DSS1/SEM1 family protein, with protein sequence MASTNAKPAVTDKAESQEQQPAAEQKPTSSALGEDDEFEDFPVDDWPDEQTEGAQHGGDDAKHLWEESWDDDDTNDDFSAQLKEELKKVDAAKRR encoded by the exons atggcctcgacaAACGCAAAGCCCGCCGTCACGGACAAGGCCGAGAGCCAGGAGCAGCAACCAGCAGCGGAGCAGAAGCCCACGAGCTCCGCGCTCGGTGAGGATGACGAATTCGAAGACTTCCCCGTCGATG ACTGGCCTGATGAGCAGACCGAAGGCGCCCAGCatggtggcgacgatgccaagCACCTATGGGAGGAGAGCtgggatgacgacgacacgAACGACGACTTTTCCGCGCAGCTCAA GGAGGAGCTCAAAAAGGTGGATGCGGCCAAGCGGAGATGA
- a CDS encoding Phosphoglycerate kinase (RecName: Full=Phosphoglycerate kinase gb|EHK44967.1| phosphoglycerate kinase) has product MSLSNKLSITDVDLKGKRVLIRVDFNVPLDENKKITNNQRIVGAVPTIKHALNHGAKTVVLMSHLGRPNGQVNVKYSLKPVVGELEKLLGKSVTFAPDCVGAEVEALVGKADAGSVILLENLRFHIEEEGSAKDEAGNKTKADKAKVDEFRRGLTALGDVYINDAFGTAHRAHSSMVGVDLPQKAAGFLMKKELDYFAQALESPKRPFLAILGGAKVSDKIQLIDNLLDKVNTLIVCGGMAFTFKKTLDGMPIGNSLFDEAGAKTVPQLVKKAKDKNVKLVLPVDYITADKFDKNANTGKATDADGIPDGWMGLDCGEKSIALYKEAIKEAKTILWNGPAGVFEFEKFANGTKATLDAVVDGCQNEGKIVIIGGGDTATVAANYGVEDKLSHVSTGGGASLELLEGKELPGVSALSSK; this is encoded by the exons ATGTCTCTCTCCAACAAGCTCTCCATCACCGACGTCGATCTCAAGGGCAAGAGGGTCCTGATTCGA GTCGACTTCAACGTACCCCTCGACGAGAACAAGAAGATTACGAACAACCagcgcatcgtcggcgccgtcccgACCATCAAGCATGCGCTGAACCACGGGGCCAAGACAGTGGTCCTCATGTCGCACCTTGGCCGCCCCAACGGCCAGGTCAACGTCAAGTACTCGCTGAAGCCCGTCGttggcgagctcgagaagctccTCGGCAAGAGCGTCACCTTTGCGCCCGactgcgtcggcgccgaggtcgaggcgctcgtcggcaaggcTGATGCCGGCTCCGTCATCCTGCTGGAGAACCTGCGCTTCCacatcgaggaggagggtagcgccaaggacgaggccggcaacAAGACCAAGGcggacaaggccaaggtcgacgagTTCCGCAGGGGCTTGacggccctcggcgacgttTACATCA ACGACGCCTTCGGCACCGCCCACCGCGCTCACTCGTccatggtcggcgtcgatCTGCCCCAGAAGGCGGCCGGCTTCCTCATGAAGAAGGAGCTCGACTACTTTGCCCAGGCGCTCGAGTCTCCCAAGCGACccttcctcgccatcctcggcggcgccaaggTCTCGGACAAGATCCAGCTCATCGACAACCTGCTGGATAAGGTCAACACGCTCATCGTCTGCGGCGGCATGGCTTTTACCTTCAAGAAGACGCTCGACGGTATGCCCATCGGCAACTCGCTCTTCGACGAGGCAGGCGCCAAGACGGTGCCGCAGCTCgtcaagaaggccaaggacaagAACGTCAAGCTCGTGCTACCCGTCGACTACATCACGGCCGACAAGTTTGACAAGAACGCGAACACGGGCAAGGcgaccgacgccgatggcatCCCCGACGGCTGGATGGGCCTCGACTGCGGCGAGAAGTCGATTGCGCTCTACAAGgaggccatcaaggaggCCAAGACGATCCTCTGGAACGGACCGGCGGGCGTGTTCGAGTTTGAAAAGTTTGCCAACGGCACCAaggcgacgctcgacgccgtcgtcgacggctgccaGAACGAGGGCAAGATTgtcatcatcggcggcggcgacacggCCACGGTGGCGGCCAActacggcgtcgaggacaagCTGAGCCACGTGTCGACTGGCGGCGGTGCCAGCCTggagctgctcgagggcAAGGAGCTGCCGGGTGTGTCTGCGCTGTCGAGCAAGTAG